In Passer domesticus isolate bPasDom1 chromosome 32, bPasDom1.hap1, whole genome shotgun sequence, the following are encoded in one genomic region:
- the LOC135288058 gene encoding keratin-associated protein 6-1-like, translated as MTFLQGQCDDDCFSSCNYGGLYGYRGYDCGSPCGYRSYGGLYGSRGLYGFGDRYGCGSLYGYRGIFGSGDCYGYGGLYGGYRGFYGSGDCYGYPGFYSSRYGYPFGSRYGQRFGFGGCYSC; from the coding sequence ATGACTTTCCTCCAAGGCCAGTGCGACGACGACTGCTTCTCCTCCTGCAACTACGGGGGCCTCTACGGCTACCGGGGCTACGACTGCGGGAGCCCCTGCGGCTACCGGAGCTACGGGGGCCTCTACGGCTCCCGCGGCCTCTACGGCTTCGGGGACCGCTACGGCTGCGGCAGCTTGTATGGCTACCGGGGCATCTTCGGCTCCGGGGACTGCTACGGCTACGGGGGGCTCTACGGGGGCTACCGGGGCTTCTACGGCTCTGGGGACTGCTATGGATACCCCGGGTTCTACTCCAGCCGCTACGGGTACCCCTTTGGCTCCCGCTACGGCCAGAGGTTCGGCTTCGGGGGCTGCTACAGCTGCTAA